The genomic region GTCTCAGTGTCAACAAAGATAGAAAGAAGAGGAAATTTGTTCCTTCAAAGATGTAACTTAAAAGTTGGAATGGCCACGCATTACTGTAAATGTGGCGTTTTTCTTTGTCAACAGGAGCTTACAGCCATTTTTCTACTCACTTTTCTTCTATGGCAGGCATGCCCAGTGTCCTTGACTGGACGGACGACGGCTTCAGTATGTGTTTTGGCGTCAACCACTTGGGCCACTTCCTCCTAACCAATCTACTTCTGCCGCGCCTGAAGGAATGTGCACCCAGCCGGGTGATCACTCTCACATGCTCCAGCTACAAATACCAGAAACTGGACTTCCAGGACCTCAACTACAACCTGCTGCCCTTCTTCACCTACTGCCGCAGCAAGCTGGCGAACGTCTACTTCAGTCAGGAAGTGGCCCGCATCACTGAAGGGAAAGGAGTGACGTCTTACGCTGTGCACCCGGGTAAGAAATGCTGTTCTGTATGCTGCTCTTGTCCTGCAGTGTTGTCCAGCATGTAACATCTCAGCTGTGCTCTTTTGTTTCTCCAGGTTTTGTCCAAAGTGGCTGGACGTGCCATTACTCCATCCTGTACCGGATGCTGATGCAAGTCAtcatgtggatgttttttgtgCCATGTGAGATAGGAGCTCAGACTGTCATCTACTGTGCCGTGTCAGATGAAGCCGCCAAAAACAGCGGGGGTTATTTCGTCGACTGCCGACCTGCTACTCTGCGTCCTTTCGCTAGAGATGCAGGTGTGGCAAAAAAACTGTGGGAGGCCAGTGAGAGACTGGTTA from Plectropomus leopardus isolate mb unplaced genomic scaffold, YSFRI_Pleo_2.0 unplaced_scaffold27273, whole genome shotgun sequence harbors:
- the si:dkey-174n20.1 gene encoding retinol dehydrogenase 14 gives rise to the protein MRGARVIIACRDLDKAEKAVREIKFKSHSLNVQHMELDLANLRSVRDFCKSFLQREKRLDILINNAGMPSVLDWTDDGFSMCFGVNHLGHFLLTNLLLPRLKECAPSRVITLTCSSYKYQKLDFQDLNYNLLPFFTYCRSKLANVYFSQEVARITEGKGVTSYAVHPGFVQSGWTCHYSILYRMLMQVIMWMFFVPCEIGAQTVIYCAVSDEAAKNSGGYFVDCRPATLRPFARDAGVAKKLWEASERLVKLA